In Bacteroidales bacterium, a single window of DNA contains:
- a CDS encoding cysteine desulfurase: MTRTFQIEQIRNDFPILHRQVYKKPLIYLDNGATTQKPQVVIDTVKDLMERQNSSIHRGIHYLSEQMTARYEAARETVRAFLNASSSTEIIFTSGATGSINTVAYSFGEKYVKGGDEVLISEMEHHSNIVPWQMLCERKGALLRVIPFNEEGELVLDNLDKLLNEKTRIVALTHASNSLGTINPVKTVIRKAHAKGIPVLLDGAQMVQHGAVDVRELDCDFYVFSSHKIFGPTGSGILYGKESILEELPPCQGGGDMVDQVSFDRTTYNSLPYKFEAGTTHYTGAIGLAAALNYLQSIGFEAIVRYEEQLSRYALERLGGIGGLKMYGTASHRISVFSFLLKDIHPYDAGMILDKMGIAVRTGTHCTQPVMDHFGIDGTIRASLVFYNTREEVDALAHGIQKTMEMLT, translated from the coding sequence ATGACCAGGACTTTTCAAATAGAACAAATCCGTAACGACTTTCCCATACTTCATCGGCAGGTATATAAAAAACCTTTGATCTATCTGGATAACGGGGCCACTACCCAAAAACCACAGGTGGTCATCGATACGGTGAAGGACCTGATGGAGCGTCAGAACAGTTCCATCCACCGAGGCATTCACTACCTGAGTGAACAGATGACGGCCCGGTATGAGGCGGCCAGGGAGACCGTCCGTGCCTTTCTGAACGCCTCTTCCAGCACAGAGATTATCTTCACCAGCGGTGCAACCGGATCTATCAATACGGTGGCCTACTCTTTTGGTGAAAAGTATGTGAAAGGAGGGGATGAAGTCTTGATTTCGGAGATGGAGCACCATTCCAATATCGTTCCCTGGCAGATGTTATGCGAACGCAAAGGGGCCCTCCTCCGGGTGATCCCCTTTAATGAGGAGGGGGAACTGGTCCTGGATAATCTGGACAAACTGCTTAACGAAAAAACCAGGATCGTGGCCCTGACCCATGCCTCCAACTCGCTGGGGACCATCAATCCGGTGAAAACGGTCATCCGGAAGGCCCATGCCAAAGGGATCCCTGTATTGCTCGACGGAGCCCAGATGGTGCAGCATGGTGCGGTGGATGTCCGGGAACTGGATTGTGATTTCTACGTCTTCTCCTCCCATAAGATATTCGGGCCCACCGGGTCGGGCATTCTCTACGGGAAAGAATCCATTCTGGAGGAACTTCCCCCCTGCCAGGGCGGTGGCGATATGGTGGACCAGGTAAGCTTTGATCGCACTACCTACAACTCCCTCCCTTATAAATTTGAAGCAGGAACCACCCACTATACCGGAGCCATCGGACTGGCAGCAGCGCTTAACTATCTTCAATCCATTGGATTTGAAGCCATCGTCCGCTACGAAGAGCAACTGAGCAGATACGCCCTGGAGAGACTGGGAGGGATCGGGGGCTTGAAGATGTACGGGACAGCCAGCCACCGGATTTCTGTATTCTCCTTTCTGCTGAAGGATATTCATCCCTATGATGCAGGTATGATCCTGGACAAGATGGGAATTGCCGTCCGGACGGGTACCCACTGCACGCAGCCGGTGATGGACCATTTTGGCATTGATGGAACCATCAGGGCCTCTCTGGTGTTCTATAATACCAGGGAGGAGGTGGATGCCCTGGCCCATGGCATTCAAAAGACCATGGAAATGCTGACTTAA
- a CDS encoding iron-sulfur cluster assembly protein, producing the protein MDFLEIEAKIVTALKTVYDPEIPVNIYDLGLIYKIDYSDEKEANIEMTLTTPNCPMVDILLMDVETAVNALEEVEKTHINLVFEPPWDKSMLSEEARLELGLL; encoded by the coding sequence CTGGACTTTTTAGAGATAGAAGCAAAAATCGTTACAGCTCTGAAAACGGTATACGATCCCGAGATCCCTGTGAATATTTATGACCTGGGACTGATCTACAAGATCGATTATAGCGATGAGAAGGAGGCTAATATCGAAATGACCCTGACCACGCCCAACTGCCCTATGGTGGATATTCTTCTGATGGATGTGGAAACTGCGGTCAACGCCCTGGAAGAGGTGGAAAAGACCCATATCAATCTGGTCTTTGAACCACCCTGGGACAAATCCATGCTTTCCGAGGAAGCCAGACTGGAACTGGGTCTGCTATAA
- the thiL gene encoding thiamine-phosphate kinase, producing the protein MTSKKIRTIEELGEFGLIDHLTSGFSSKQESTYLGVGDDAAIINHGTYLQVVTTDLLLEGVHFDLVYTPLKHLGYKAVVVNLSDVYAMNAAPRQITVSLGISEKFSVEAMEDFYSGVKLACERFKVDLVGGDTSSSMTGLLISVTAIGTALKEELALRSGARNNQLICVTGDLGAAFMGLKILEREKLLHAEDPEFQPKLSGYDYILERYLKPEPRVDVLLALKEAGITPGAMIDISDGLSSELLHICKASACGCQVYDERIPIADETREAAAEFQMEPLVAALHGGEDYELLFTVPLSAYDQVSAIKGVSVIGNITDKKGSALLVGNDGNAIRLEAQSWNATGD; encoded by the coding sequence ATGACTTCAAAAAAGATCCGTACAATTGAAGAGCTGGGTGAATTCGGGCTCATTGACCACCTTACCTCGGGTTTTTCAAGCAAGCAGGAAAGCACCTATCTGGGCGTGGGGGACGACGCCGCCATTATCAATCACGGGACCTATCTCCAGGTGGTCACCACGGATCTGCTGTTGGAAGGGGTTCATTTTGACCTGGTTTATACTCCCCTGAAGCACCTGGGATACAAGGCGGTTGTGGTGAATCTTTCTGATGTTTATGCCATGAATGCGGCTCCACGTCAGATCACGGTTTCCCTGGGGATCTCGGAGAAGTTTTCGGTGGAGGCGATGGAGGACTTCTACAGTGGTGTGAAACTGGCCTGTGAGCGCTTCAAGGTGGACCTGGTTGGGGGGGATACTTCCAGTTCCATGACCGGACTGCTTATATCGGTGACAGCCATCGGGACGGCCCTGAAGGAGGAACTGGCACTGCGCAGCGGGGCCAGGAATAATCAGCTGATCTGTGTTACAGGCGATCTGGGTGCTGCCTTCATGGGGCTAAAAATCCTGGAGAGGGAGAAGCTGCTTCATGCCGAAGACCCTGAATTCCAACCTAAGCTCAGTGGCTATGATTATATCCTGGAACGCTATTTGAAACCAGAACCCAGGGTCGATGTCTTGTTGGCCCTGAAGGAGGCCGGGATTACACCCGGAGCCATGATTGATATCTCGGACGGACTTTCTTCAGAACTGCTTCATATCTGCAAAGCTTCCGCTTGCGGGTGCCAGGTTTATGATGAGCGCATCCCTATTGCCGATGAAACCAGGGAGGCCGCTGCAGAATTTCAGATGGAGCCTCTGGTGGCTGCCCTGCACGGGGGAGAGGATTACGAACTGTTATTTACGGTTCCCCTCTCCGCTTACGACCAGGTTTCGGCCATTAAGGGGGTGAGTGTGATAGGAAATATTACGGACAAAAAGGGCTCGGCGCTTCTGGTGGGCAATGATGGAAACGCTATCCGGCTGGAGGCCCAGAGCTGGAATGCGACCGGGGATTAA
- the lpxA gene encoding acyl-ACP--UDP-N-acetylglucosamine O-acyltransferase, producing MIDKLANIHSGAKIAKDVKIEAFATVYEDVEIGSGSWIGPNAVIMNGARIGKNVQIYPGAVISGDPQDMKYEGEVTTVEIGDNTIIREYVTINKGTKARERTMVGRDCLIMSYVHIAHDCILQDRVILGSYAGLAGEVEVDSWAIVSPGSLVHQFVRIGAHVMIQGGSKVSKDVPPFAMAGREPISFTGINSIGLRRRGFANETIYAIQEVFRIIYQRGLNISDALEFVEANLPASKERDEIILFIRASKRGIIRGYFDGKEA from the coding sequence ATGATTGATAAGCTGGCAAACATTCATTCAGGGGCCAAAATCGCCAAAGATGTAAAAATCGAGGCATTTGCCACCGTATATGAAGATGTGGAAATCGGCTCCGGAAGCTGGATCGGTCCAAATGCCGTCATCATGAATGGGGCCAGAATAGGAAAGAATGTCCAGATATATCCGGGTGCAGTGATATCCGGGGATCCGCAGGACATGAAGTATGAAGGTGAAGTTACCACGGTAGAGATAGGCGACAATACCATTATCCGCGAATATGTAACCATCAACAAGGGTACCAAGGCCAGGGAAAGGACCATGGTTGGCAGGGATTGTCTGATTATGTCCTATGTACATATTGCCCACGATTGCATCCTGCAGGACCGGGTGATCCTGGGAAGCTATGCCGGACTGGCCGGTGAGGTGGAAGTGGACAGCTGGGCCATCGTCAGTCCGGGCAGCCTGGTCCACCAGTTTGTCCGGATCGGAGCCCATGTGATGATCCAGGGTGGCAGCAAGGTGAGCAAGGATGTTCCTCCCTTTGCCATGGCAGGAAGGGAGCCCATTTCCTTTACCGGGATTAATTCTATTGGTTTGCGCCGCCGGGGTTTTGCCAATGAAACCATTTATGCGATTCAGGAGGTATTCCGGATCATCTATCAGCGTGGATTGAATATTTCCGATGCCCTTGAATTTGTGGAAGCCAACCTGCCCGCCTCCAAGGAAAGAGACGAGATCATTCTGTTTATCCGAGCTTCAAAACGAGGAATTATCAGAGGATATTTTGACGGGAAGGAGGCGTAA
- a CDS encoding bifunctional UDP-3-O-[3-hydroxymyristoyl] N-acetylglucosamine deacetylase/3-hydroxyacyl-ACP dehydratase: protein MAEKQRTLKAPISFKGKGLHTGVEVNMIFCPAPDSHGYIFKRTDLPGQPLINALAENVVETSRGTVLEENGARISTIEHVLASFVGMGIDNVLVEVDGPEAPILDGSAREFAEAIDKVGAVDQDTNRKYFILKEKVEYYDEEKGIHIIAYPDKIQSINVLIDYNSHVLGNQYASLEELQNFKEEIAPCRTFVFLHELEFLAKNNLIKGGDVDNAIVIVDRKWEQEELDRLADLFNKPHISVQPEGILNNVDLRFPNEPARHKLLDLIGDLALVGRWFKAKVIATRPGHLSNNEFARALRQVMKKEALQKQVPVYNPNAEPLIDINEIKKRLPHRYPFLMVDKVIHLDEKSVVGIKNVTTNEPFFNGHFPGEPVMPGVLQIEAAAQVGGILVLGTVPDPENYSTYFLKIDKVKFKRKVVPGDTLILKMDLLEPIRRGIALMFAEIFVGNQLVMEGELMAQILKTKKND, encoded by the coding sequence ATGGCGGAAAAACAGAGAACCTTAAAAGCACCTATTTCCTTCAAAGGCAAGGGTCTGCACACCGGTGTGGAGGTCAATATGATCTTTTGCCCGGCACCCGACAGCCATGGCTATATATTTAAGCGCACCGACCTGCCCGGGCAGCCTTTGATTAATGCTCTGGCCGAAAATGTGGTGGAAACCTCCAGGGGAACCGTACTTGAAGAAAATGGTGCCCGCATCTCCACCATCGAACATGTGCTGGCCTCTTTTGTGGGCATGGGCATCGACAATGTGCTGGTGGAGGTGGATGGCCCCGAAGCACCCATACTGGACGGCAGCGCCCGGGAATTTGCTGAAGCTATTGATAAGGTTGGGGCCGTCGACCAGGACACCAACCGAAAATATTTCATTCTGAAGGAGAAGGTGGAATACTACGATGAGGAAAAGGGAATCCATATCATCGCCTATCCCGATAAGATCCAGAGCATCAATGTGCTGATCGATTACAACTCTCATGTGCTGGGGAATCAGTATGCCTCTCTGGAGGAACTGCAAAATTTTAAAGAAGAAATTGCCCCCTGCCGCACCTTCGTTTTCCTGCACGAACTGGAGTTCCTGGCCAAGAACAACCTGATCAAGGGTGGGGATGTGGACAACGCCATTGTGATTGTGGACCGGAAATGGGAGCAGGAAGAGCTGGACCGTCTGGCCGATCTGTTCAATAAACCGCATATCAGTGTGCAGCCCGAAGGGATCCTGAACAATGTGGATCTGCGTTTTCCCAATGAACCTGCCAGGCACAAGCTCCTGGACCTGATCGGCGACCTGGCGCTGGTGGGGCGATGGTTCAAGGCCAAAGTCATTGCCACCCGGCCCGGGCATCTGAGCAATAACGAATTTGCCAGGGCACTCCGCCAGGTGATGAAAAAGGAGGCACTCCAAAAACAGGTGCCGGTTTATAATCCCAATGCGGAACCGCTGATCGATATCAATGAAATAAAAAAGAGATTGCCGCACCGCTATCCCTTCCTGATGGTCGACAAGGTGATCCACCTGGATGAGAAATCGGTAGTGGGCATAAAAAACGTAACCACCAATGAACCCTTCTTTAATGGCCATTTTCCGGGCGAGCCGGTGATGCCTGGAGTGCTTCAGATTGAGGCAGCCGCACAGGTGGGCGGAATCCTGGTTCTTGGAACGGTGCCCGATCCTGAAAACTACTCCACCTATTTCCTTAAAATTGATAAGGTAAAGTTCAAAAGAAAAGTGGTCCCCGGCGATACCCTGATCCTGAAGATGGATCTGCTTGAACCGATCCGGCGTGGTATCGCGCTGATGTTTGCCGAAATTTTTGTGGGAAACCAGCTGGTCATGGAAGGGGAACTGATGGCACAGATCCTAAAAACAAAAAAAAATGATTGA
- a CDS encoding SufE family protein — MTDFNETQQDIVDEFSVFEDWLDRYNYLIELGNSLPEIDPRYRTNEFLINGCQSKVWLHAELVDGKLQFKADSDAIIVKGIVALLIKLMNNRTPSDILDNKLFFIDEIGLSQNLSPTRSNGLLAMVKKMRLYAMAYQAKENYNPKS, encoded by the coding sequence ATGACAGATTTTAACGAAACACAACAGGACATTGTAGATGAGTTTTCGGTATTTGAGGACTGGCTTGACCGTTACAACTATCTCATTGAACTGGGAAACAGTCTTCCGGAGATCGATCCCAGATACCGCACTAACGAGTTTCTGATCAACGGCTGCCAGTCGAAGGTCTGGCTTCATGCCGAGCTGGTCGATGGGAAGCTGCAATTTAAGGCCGATAGTGATGCCATTATTGTGAAAGGTATTGTGGCGCTCCTGATTAAACTGATGAACAACCGGACACCCTCCGATATCCTGGATAATAAACTCTTTTTTATCGATGAGATCGGACTGAGTCAGAATCTCTCCCCCACCCGCTCCAATGGATTACTGGCCATGGTGAAGAAGATGCGCCTGTATGCCATGGCTTATCAGGCCAAAGAGAACTATAACCCGAAATCATGA
- the sufC gene encoding Fe-S cluster assembly ATPase SufC → MLEIKDLRVEIEGKEILKGINLSVKAGEVHAIMGPNGSGKSTLASALAGRDYFNITHGKILYEGKDLEELSPEDRAREGIFLGFQYPVEIPGVSMVNFLRTAINSMRKYREQEPLPAGDFLKLMREKKQIVEIDSDLTNRSVNEGFSGGEKKKNEIFQMALLEPRLAILDETDSGLDIDALRIVSNGVNKLRSPENATIIITHYQRLLDYIVPDFVHVLYKGRIVKSGDKSLAKELEEHGYDWIKQEVDANA, encoded by the coding sequence ATGTTAGAGATAAAGGATTTAAGAGTTGAAATAGAAGGGAAAGAGATCCTCAAAGGGATCAATCTGTCGGTTAAGGCCGGGGAGGTACATGCCATCATGGGACCCAATGGTTCAGGTAAAAGTACACTGGCCTCCGCACTGGCCGGACGGGACTATTTCAATATCACACACGGAAAGATCCTTTATGAAGGGAAAGACCTGGAAGAGCTCTCCCCGGAGGACAGGGCCCGCGAGGGCATCTTTCTGGGATTCCAGTATCCCGTGGAGATCCCCGGGGTAAGCATGGTTAATTTTTTGCGTACGGCCATTAATTCCATGCGAAAATACAGGGAGCAGGAGCCCCTGCCTGCAGGCGATTTCCTGAAGTTGATGCGCGAGAAAAAGCAGATCGTGGAAATCGATTCCGACCTGACCAACCGCTCGGTGAATGAAGGATTTTCGGGAGGCGAAAAGAAGAAGAACGAGATTTTCCAAATGGCGCTGCTCGAGCCCAGACTGGCCATTCTGGACGAAACCGATTCGGGACTCGATATTGATGCTCTCCGCATTGTATCCAACGGGGTGAACAAGCTCCGTTCTCCGGAAAATGCCACCATCATTATTACCCACTACCAAAGACTGCTGGATTATATTGTCCCCGACTTTGTTCATGTACTCTACAAAGGGCGCATCGTTAAATCGGGCGATAAATCTCTGGCCAAAGAGCTTGAAGAACACGGTTATGACTGGATCAAACAGGAGGTAGATGCAAACGCTTGA
- the sufD gene encoding Fe-S cluster assembly protein SufD codes for MQTLDKYLELFQQNKKQIGQDDRPYMRTLRESAIESFRQSGFPHRKEEAYKYIHLEPVFDGELSFDFQPRNIHYDDADIFRCDVPMLDSIVLTVLNGFYHHPGEEALTTLDNGVIYGGLKAAMTQYPELVEKHLGRNAPTDGEPFVALNTAFSQDGVFLFVPRGVSMEKPVQIINLLLSDKNQMVQHRNLFVLESQATAQVIICDHTLSPHLFLTNSVSEVYTGENADLDLLRLQNEHNNSCQVTNTWIRQEQDSRCQHGTITLHGGIVRNNLRIKLEGEGAESSALGLFLCDKMQHVDSYTVIDHSQPRCISNQYYKGVMDDSSTGAFNGKIHVHRDAQKTEAFQTNNNILLTDTAKMHTKPRLEIYADDVKCSHGATVGQLDEEALFYLQSRGIPKDESRLMLMDAFTWDVISKIKQASLQERITDLVSKRLRGELSRCNNCAMHCED; via the coding sequence ATGCAAACGCTTGATAAATACCTGGAGCTGTTTCAACAGAACAAAAAACAGATCGGACAGGATGACCGGCCCTACATGAGGACCCTTCGCGAGTCGGCTATCGAATCGTTCAGGCAATCGGGTTTCCCCCACCGTAAAGAGGAAGCTTATAAGTATATCCATCTGGAACCTGTGTTTGACGGGGAGCTCTCCTTCGATTTTCAGCCCAGAAACATTCATTATGATGATGCGGATATCTTCCGCTGCGATGTCCCCATGCTCGACTCCATCGTCCTGACCGTACTGAACGGCTTCTACCACCATCCGGGAGAAGAGGCTCTTACCACGCTGGATAACGGCGTTATCTACGGGGGGTTAAAAGCCGCCATGACTCAATATCCCGAACTGGTTGAAAAGCACCTGGGCAGGAACGCTCCCACGGACGGAGAACCCTTTGTGGCGCTGAATACAGCCTTTTCACAGGACGGAGTTTTTCTTTTTGTCCCCCGAGGCGTAAGCATGGAGAAACCCGTCCAGATCATTAACCTGCTGCTGTCCGATAAAAACCAGATGGTACAGCATCGAAACCTTTTCGTACTGGAGAGCCAGGCCACTGCACAGGTGATCATTTGCGACCACACCCTCTCTCCCCATTTGTTTCTGACCAATTCTGTTTCAGAAGTGTACACAGGTGAAAATGCCGACCTGGACCTGTTAAGGCTGCAAAACGAACACAACAACTCCTGCCAGGTAACCAATACCTGGATCCGGCAGGAACAGGACTCCCGCTGCCAGCACGGAACCATTACCCTGCACGGGGGGATTGTCCGGAACAACCTGCGGATCAAGCTGGAGGGCGAGGGAGCAGAAAGCAGTGCACTGGGGCTCTTCCTTTGCGATAAAATGCAGCATGTGGACAGTTATACCGTGATCGACCATAGCCAGCCGCGATGCATCAGCAATCAGTATTATAAGGGGGTGATGGACGACTCTTCTACGGGTGCCTTTAACGGAAAAATCCATGTGCATCGCGATGCCCAGAAGACCGAGGCCTTCCAGACCAATAACAATATCTTACTTACCGATACGGCGAAAATGCATACCAAACCGCGTCTGGAGATCTATGCCGACGACGTAAAATGCAGTCACGGAGCCACGGTGGGACAACTGGATGAAGAGGCCCTCTTCTATCTGCAGTCGCGTGGAATTCCGAAAGATGAGAGCCGCCTGATGTTAATGGATGCCTTCACCTGGGATGTCATCTCGAAAATAAAACAAGCCTCCCTGCAGGAAAGAATTACGGATCTGGTGAGCAAACGGCTTCGTGGAGAGCTTTCCAGATGTAACAACTGTGCCATGCACTGCGAGGATTGA
- the sufB gene encoding Fe-S cluster assembly protein SufB: protein MTDQEKILNEVTGSDYKFGFQTMIDTDTIAKGLSEEVVRLISAKKEEPGWLTELRLKAFRHWQTMKMPSWAHLRIPEINYQDIIYYAAPRQEAKYTSMDEVDPELLDTFNRLGIPLEEQKQLAGVAVDAVMDSISVKTTFQDTLADKGIIFSSFSDAVKNHPDLIKKYMGSVVPYTDNYFAALNSAVFSDGSFCYIPKGVRCPMELSTYFRINAANTGQFERTLIVAEDDSYVSYLEGCTAPMRDENQLHAAIVEIVAMENAEVKYSTVQNWYPGDKEGKGGIYNFVTKRGICKGDNSKISWTQVETGSAITWKYPSCILRGNNSTGEFYSVAVTNNHQQADTGTKMIHIGKNTRSTIISKGISAGKSENSYRGLVKVLKGAHNARNFSQCDSLLLGDKCGAHTFPYLEVDNKSAVVEHEATTSKIGEDQIFYCNQRGIDTENAISLIVNGYAREVLNKLPMEFAVEAQKLLAITLEGSVG from the coding sequence GTGACAGATCAGGAGAAGATATTGAATGAGGTAACAGGTAGCGATTACAAGTTTGGATTTCAAACCATGATTGATACCGACACCATCGCCAAGGGATTGAGCGAAGAGGTGGTCCGGCTGATCTCGGCCAAAAAGGAAGAGCCCGGGTGGCTCACCGAATTGCGGCTGAAGGCTTTCCGGCACTGGCAAACCATGAAAATGCCCAGCTGGGCCCATCTGAGGATTCCCGAGATCAATTACCAGGATATTATTTATTACGCCGCTCCCAGGCAGGAAGCCAAATACACAAGCATGGACGAGGTCGACCCGGAGCTGCTCGACACCTTTAACAGGCTGGGGATCCCGCTGGAGGAACAAAAACAGCTGGCCGGAGTAGCCGTGGATGCAGTTATGGACAGCATCTCGGTAAAAACCACTTTCCAGGACACCCTGGCTGACAAGGGAATCATTTTCAGTTCCTTCAGTGATGCCGTCAAAAACCACCCCGACCTGATTAAAAAATACATGGGCTCGGTGGTTCCCTATACCGACAACTACTTTGCAGCGCTCAATTCTGCTGTATTCAGCGACGGGTCATTTTGTTACATCCCCAAGGGGGTTCGCTGTCCCATGGAACTCTCTACCTATTTCAGGATCAATGCAGCCAATACCGGTCAGTTTGAGCGCACCCTGATTGTGGCAGAGGACGATTCTTATGTGAGCTATCTGGAGGGATGCACGGCACCCATGCGTGATGAGAACCAGCTGCACGCAGCCATTGTTGAGATCGTGGCCATGGAAAATGCCGAGGTCAAATATTCGACAGTGCAAAACTGGTACCCGGGCGATAAGGAGGGAAAAGGCGGCATATACAATTTTGTGACCAAGCGCGGCATATGCAAGGGGGACAACTCCAAAATCTCCTGGACCCAGGTGGAAACCGGATCTGCCATCACCTGGAAGTATCCCAGCTGCATCCTCAGGGGAAATAACTCGACCGGTGAATTTTACTCAGTTGCCGTTACCAATAACCACCAGCAGGCCGACACCGGCACCAAGATGATCCATATCGGAAAAAATACCCGTTCCACCATTATCTCCAAAGGGATCAGTGCAGGAAAGAGTGAAAATTCTTATCGCGGACTGGTAAAGGTCCTGAAGGGAGCTCATAATGCCCGGAATTTCTCCCAGTGCGACAGCCTGCTATTGGGCGACAAATGCGGAGCTCACACCTTTCCCTATCTGGAGGTGGACAATAAAAGTGCTGTAGTGGAACACGAGGCCACTACATCCAAGATCGGCGAAGACCAGATATTCTATTGCAACCAGCGGGGCATCGATACAGAAAATGCCATCAGCCTGATTGTAAACGGCTATGCCAGGGAGGTGCTGAATAAACTGCCCATGGAATTCGCCGTGGAAGCACAGAAATTGCTGGCCATCACGCTGGAAGGGAGTGTGGGATAG
- the lpxD gene encoding UDP-3-O-(3-hydroxymyristoyl)glucosamine N-acyltransferase yields MNFTAAVIADFLKGSVEGNPEASVSDISKIEEGKPGTLSFLANPKYEKYIYDTQSSIVIVNADFRPHKEIRATLVRVNNAYESFAALLRLYEQSKPRKSGISKMASISDTASLGKDLYVGDFTVISDNVSLGDGVQLYPQVYVGDHVRIGEGSILHPGVKIYEGCEIGAHCTIHAGAIIGGDGFGFAPNQENNYEKIPQVGKVILEDHVEIGANTTVDRATMGATILRKGVKLDNLVMIAHNAEVDENTVIAAQSGISGSTKVGKNCMFGGQVGLIGHINIASGVKIAAQSGITKDIKQEGIVIQGSPAFEFGPYQRSYLLFRNLPKIKEQINELERKVEKLTSPGKSGLS; encoded by the coding sequence ATGAATTTTACTGCAGCTGTTATTGCTGATTTCCTGAAAGGATCGGTAGAAGGCAATCCCGAGGCCAGTGTTAGCGACATAAGTAAAATCGAAGAAGGGAAACCCGGAACCCTTTCCTTCCTGGCCAATCCGAAATATGAGAAATATATCTACGATACTCAATCTTCCATTGTTATCGTAAATGCTGATTTCAGGCCCCATAAAGAAATCCGTGCCACCCTGGTCAGAGTTAATAACGCATACGAATCCTTTGCAGCACTTCTGAGGCTTTACGAGCAGAGCAAACCCAGGAAGAGCGGGATCAGTAAAATGGCCTCCATTTCGGATACAGCCTCACTGGGAAAAGATTTGTACGTGGGCGACTTTACAGTTATTTCGGATAATGTCTCCCTGGGCGACGGGGTACAACTCTATCCGCAGGTCTATGTAGGAGACCATGTAAGGATCGGCGAGGGTTCCATTCTCCACCCCGGGGTAAAGATCTACGAAGGCTGCGAGATCGGGGCCCACTGCACCATCCACGCCGGGGCCATCATAGGGGGCGACGGTTTCGGATTTGCTCCCAACCAGGAAAACAATTATGAGAAAATACCACAGGTGGGCAAGGTGATCCTGGAGGACCACGTGGAGATCGGGGCCAATACCACCGTCGACCGTGCAACCATGGGCGCTACCATTCTACGGAAAGGAGTGAAACTCGATAACCTGGTAATGATCGCCCATAATGCCGAAGTGGATGAAAACACGGTCATTGCAGCTCAGAGTGGTATTTCCGGTTCTACCAAAGTGGGTAAAAATTGTATGTTTGGCGGCCAGGTGGGTCTCATCGGACACATCAACATTGCCAGTGGCGTCAAAATTGCAGCTCAGTCGGGTATCACCAAGGACATCAAACAGGAGGGAATCGTGATCCAGGGATCGCCTGCCTTTGAGTTCGGACCCTACCAGCGCAGTTATCTGCTGTTCAGGAACCTGCCAAAAATAAAGGAGCAAATCAACGAACTGGAAAGGAAAGTGGAGAAGCTTACATCGCCAGGTAAATCAGGTTTATCTTAA